One Paroedura picta isolate Pp20150507F chromosome 3, Ppicta_v3.0, whole genome shotgun sequence genomic window carries:
- the POU6F1 gene encoding POU domain, class 6, transcription factor 1, protein MDADTVPPQEASLTVNEQVIVMSGHETIRVLEVGVDAPLPVENSGKSLETTTTTTSVGGEAPMSCPPEPCETGREGVEQNTEKTLANSGGEAKTIPEITPAPVPGVIPFSQVTSQQTQTLTPVTVQTTPQVLTQENLATVVTGVMVPAGAVTQPLLIPISIAGQVAGQQGLAVWTFPAATVAALPGLTAASTTGGIFKSPIANLQAAAVLNTAIQAPLQPAQVLQAQQTVQPRPPVQTQTVFQPQTQPAILPQATTVSTPPVAKPLETQTQITVQPAGFAFNPGILSAASLGAPTQLLSSLAATPVFANTIPSVQGITGQILTNAQGQVIGTLPWVVNPAGIATANAAPATLPAQNLQVQAVTPQLLLNAQGQVIATLASSTIQTATAVRKPSTPESPAKTEVQPIQPAPTLTQPAVVIASPPPATKLASAPVPITCSETPTVSQLVSKPQPPNSGSDEDGINLEEIREFAKNFKIRRLSLGLTQTQVGQALTATEGPAYSQSAICRFEKLDITPKSAQKLKPVLEKWLSEAELRNQEGQQNLMEFVGGEPSKKRKRRTSFTPQAIEALNAYFEKNALPTGQEITEIAKELNYDREVVRVWFCNRRQTLKNTSKLNVFQIP, encoded by the exons ATGGACGCAGACACGGTTCCCCCACAAGAAGCATCCCTGACCGTTAATGAGCAG GTGATTGTGATGTCTGGTCATGAGACAATCAGGGtgctggaggtgggggtggacgcTCCACTCCCTGTAGAGAACTCAGGGAAATCTTTggaaacaacaactacaacaacatcAGTGGGAGGAGAAGCTCCCATGAGCTGCCCTCCGGAGCCCTGtgaaacagggagggaaggagtggaACAAAACACAGAGAAGACACTGGCCAATTCGGGTG GTGAAGCAAAGACAATTCCGGAAATAACTCCTGCGCCTGTCCCAGGCGTCATCCCCTTCAGCCAAGTGACAAGCCAGCAAACGCAAACTCTCACACCGGTCACAGTGCAAACCACGCCACAG GTCTTGACTCAGGAAAACTTAGCAACAGTTGTGACAGGCGTAATGGTTCCGGCAGGGGCAGTTACTCAACCTCTTCTTATCCCCATCAGTATTGCAGGTCAAGTGGCAGGTCAGCAGGGGCTGGCTGTGTGGACATTTCCTGCAGCAACGGTCGCTGCCCTTCCGGGACTGACGGCCGCCTCTACTACTGGGGGAATTTTCAAATCACCTATAGCCAATCTGCAAG CTGCTGCAGTGCTAAACACGGCCATACAAGCCCCTTTGCAGCCAGCCCAAGTTCTCCAGGCTCAGCAAACAGTCCAGCCACGGCCCCCGGTTCAAACACAGACTGTGTTCCAGCCTCAGACTCAGCCGGCCATTTTGCCACAGGCAACCACCGTTTCAACGCCGCCTGTCGCCAAGCCTCTAGAGACGCAAACGCAGATTACAGTTCAGCCGGCGGGATTTGCCTTTAACCCTGGAATA ctcaGTGCAGCCTCTCTTGGGGCCCCAACCCAGCTCCTCAGTTCTTTGGCTGCAACGCCAGTTTTTGCAAACACGATTCCCAGTGTGCAAGGAATTACGGGTCAGATCCTGACAAATGCCCAGGGGCAG GTCATTGGAACTCTTCCATGGGTGGTGAACCCAGCCGGCATTGCCACAGCAAACGCTGCCCCTGCCACGTTGCCAGCCCAGAATCTGCAGGTGCAGGCAGTGACCCCGCAGCTGCTGTTAAATGCCCAGGGCCAGGTCATTGCCACTTTAGCCAGCAGCACCATCCAGACAGCAACAGCCGTCAGGAAACCGAGCACCCCAGAATCTCCAGCAAAGACCGAG GTCCAGCCCATTCAACCTGCCCCGACATTAACTCAGCCAGCTGTGGTCATCGCAAGCCCTCCCCCTGCCACCAAACTCGCTTCTGCTCCCGTCCCCATCACCTGCTCAGAGACCCCGACAGTCAGCCAGCTGGTTTCCA AACCTCAGCCTCCAAACAGTGGCAGCGATGAAGATGGAATAAACTTGGAGGAGATTCGAGAGTTTGCCAAGAACTTTAAGATCCGACGCCTGTCTCTGGGTCTGACACAGACCCAGGTGGGCCAAGCTTTAACAGCAACTGAAGGACCTGCGTACAGCCAGTCTGCAATTTGCAG gttTGAGAAGTTAGACATCACCCCCAAGAGCGCCCAGAAGTTAAAACCCGTGCTGGAAAAGTGGTTGAGTGAGGCCGAGTTGCGGAACCAAGAGGGTCAGCAGAACTTGATGGAGTTTGTGGGTGGGGAGCCCTCCAAGAAGCGTAAACGCCGCACGTCGTTCACGCCTCAAGCCATCGAGGCCCTCAACGCTTACTTCGAGAAGAACGCCCTGCCCACAGGCCAAGAGATCACGGAGATTGCCAAGGAGCTCAATTACGACCGCGAAGTGGTCCGAGTTTGGTTCTGCAACCGGCGACAGACACTCAAAAACACCAGCAAACTGAACGTCTTTCAGATCCCTTGA